DNA sequence from the Sinomonas terrae genome:
ACGAGGTGGCCGTCCCGGTCCACATCAGCAGCGATGATCCCAGCATTGCGAGGTCGATCATCGCGGCCAGCCCGAGCAGGGCCTTGGCGGCCAGTGCCATGTAGTGGCGGTGCCAGCGCGCGGAGCCGGCCGGGTGTGCCGGGTCGACGTCCGGACGGCTGCGGAAGATGACGGCTGCCGCCATCCCGGCGAGCAGCGCGGTCACCCCGATCTGCACGAACACCAGTGAGAACGCCGTGCCCACCGACTTGGCCGCCAACCGGTTGGGCACGCCGTTCGCGTAGTGCACGGCGAGCACCTCGGGCATCGACGGGTAGCTGAGCACGCCGATTACCGCTGTGGCGACCGTGACGATCAGCGCCGGTGCCAACCAAAGCCAGGGAAACCGCGGCGGGTCGGTCCGCAGCCCGGTGTCCACCGCGATGCCCTGGTGGAGGCCCTCGTACCAGCCTCCGGCGGCCTTGGCCGCACGGATCTCGCGGTTGGCCAGGAAGAAGCAGCCGTACCAGAGGCCGACGAGAACCAGCACCGACAGTGGCAGCGGGAGCGTTTCGCCGGTCAGGCCGTAGATGACAACGGCGACAACGGCGGCGGCGATCCAGCTGGCTACTACCCGCCATCGATAGATGCGGGTCTGCCTCAGCACGGTCGGGTCGTCGGCATGCTGCTCAGGCACCCGAACTCCGAAGGGCGCAGTCGGACTGTTGATCGAGGGAAGGACCAGGGCGACTGCAAGCACCAGCGCCGACAGCACCGAGCTCAGGACGATCGCAATGGTCATGGCATCTCCTCCGGCTGGGCGGAACCGAACGAATCGAGCACGGATCGGCAGGCCTCGAGAATTTCCTCGGCTGGCAATCCTCTGGCGACGGCCTCAGCGAGCAGGGTCCGTGCCCTAGCGGTCCACTCTGCGAGGAACGGCGGAGTCGCGACCGTAGGGGTCACCACCGCACCGGTCTTGCGGTTGAGCCGAATCAGGCCCTGCTGGCGCAGGAGGTCGTAGGCCTTGTTCACGGTGTGGAAGTTGATCCCGAAGTCCGCAGCAAGCGCCCTGGTGGCCGGCAGCGAGCTGCCCTCAATCAGCACGCCCTCGGCGATCGCCTCCACGATCTGGTCGCGAAGCTGCTGATAGATCGGCAACTCGCTGTCAAGGTCTACTGTGAGGATCATCGCTCCAGGCCTCCGGCCTTTATTCTATAAGTTATAGAACAAATAGGGGCTGGAGGCAAGGTTGAGGCGGCTGCCCGACTGAGAGTGGGGCTGCAAGTCTGACCAGGCATGCAGGTTATTCCGACTTAGGAGCTCAGAATTAGGAGCTCAGAACCCTCATCTCGCTCAGGCGTACTGGGGGCGACCCCCCACGCGGTACGTGAGGGCCACGATGCCCGTACCGAACACGCGGGAGTCGATCAGGCCGAGTGCGAAGTCGAGGCCCTTCTCGGGGAACAGGCGTTCGCCCTCGCCGACAATCACCGGGAACTGGACCAGATTCAGCTCGTCCACCAGCTCGTTCTCGAGCAGCCAGCGCGCGAGCGCCGTACTGCCCACCACGAGCAGCTCTCCGCCGGGCTGTGCCTTGAGCTCGCGCACGCGGGCTGCGACATCGCCGGAGATGATCGTGGTCCCCTCCCAGGTCGGGTCGGCCACGGTGGTGGAGACCAGGTACTTCGGCTTGGAGCTGATCGCCTCGCCGAAGCTTCCGTCGTCGCTGCGTGCACCCCAGTATGTCTCGAACAGGCCGTACGTCCTCCGACCGAGCAGGAACGCGTCGGGTCGCCGCCACGTGTCGAGGATGTACTGCACGGCCTCGCCGTCGTTGAGCGGGAGGGCCCAGCCGCCCCGGGTGAATCCGGGGTCCATCTCCTCGTTGTTGCCGCCGTTCGCCTGGGCAACGCCATCGAGAGTGACTTGAAGGCTGATAGTGAGTTTCACGAACTTGTTCCCCTCTCCCATCAATGGGACGAACGGCTCCGCCGATGACGACGCCGCCTCAAGGTAGTGCATCCTGACCAGTGTCCCGCAGACACTCTCCCACGCCCGCAAACGGAATAACGTCCCCGCCGGAGGCGATAATCGACAGGTGCCCTCATACGCCCCGCTGACACCCGACGCACTGGTGTCCATGGTTGCCGACCGCTGCCTGGCGCGCGCGGGCCGGACCCGGGTCGCCGTCGACGGCGCTGAAGCGGCGGCCCCAGCCGATCTCGCAGGGAGAATCGCCGCGAGACTGCGCTCAACCGGCCGACCCGCAGAGGTGGTGGAACTGAAGGATTTCCTGCTGCCGGCCTCCCAACGGCTGGAGTTCGGCCGCGAGGACCCCGACAGCTACCGGGAACGCTGGTTCGACTTCGCCGCGCTGGCCCGCGAGGTGCTGGACCCACTCGCCGCACCTGGAGCAGCGCAGTGGCTGCCCCGGCTGCGCGACCCGGAAACCGACCGCTCGGTCCGCGCCCAGCGACAGCCGGCGCCTGGCGGCCTGGTCCTGCTGGTGGCGGGGCCCATGCTGCTGGGCCGCTGGCTGGACTTCGACCTGTCCGTCGCTTTACGGGTCGATGAGCGCGTGCTCCGCGAACGCACGCCAGCGGGCCTCGCTTTCACCGTGGACGGCGTCCTCGAGCACGATAGAGAAAACCGCGAGGAACCGGACATCCTGGTGCGGTACAACCATCCGGAACGGCCCGCCGTCGCGGTTACCGTTTGACCACGCCGTCGGGTCAGCCGAAGCGCTCCCTCTTATCGGTCAGAGGGGGCGGATCTTCTGGGCCTGGGGCCCCTTCTGGCCCTGGCCGACCTCGTATTCGACCTTCTGGCCCTCCTCGAGCGAGCGGAAGCCGCGCGCATCGATCTCCGAGAAATGGGCGAAGAGGTCATCCGAGCCGTCGTCGGGAGCGATGAAGCCGTAGCCCTTCTCGGAGTTGAACCACTTCACGGTGCCTGTAGCCATTGGTGCTGCCTTCCCCGCTGACGCCGCGGGCGCACGTTTGCGCCCAGCTCGAACGCCGTCCTTCAGGCCTCATCCTATGTGCGTCAGGTGGCAGGAGGGGAAGATGTGACCTGAGGCAGTTGGGACCGCATTCGCCAATGGCCTCCACAGCTTGAGCAACACGCGCGACACTTCCGTCATCCCGTCAATATCTGTGGACGTCTCGCATGCAGGCGCCTACTCTGGTGGCGGCGACGGAAGCAAGGATGAAGATGCTGTCGCAGGTCGCCGGTTTTCGTCGGCTGCGGGCTCACTCTGGGTGCCGCGGCTGGTGGCTCTGGGGGCGTGGTGGGAGTCCCAGATTCACACGGAGCGGCTAGAGCCGTCCGCGAATGCACTGCAATTGGCACCTTGGCGCCGGGGCCCCAGGGGCGCTTGAGAAAGTCAGCAAGAAAATGAGGTCCTCACTCCGCCGCGTCCTGATCCTGCTCGCGGCAACCCTGTTCACCCTGTGGGGCGGCATGACGGCTGCGTCGGCAACGACCAACTTCGCATACGCCCCGAGCGGGTCGCATTACGCCTCCGGCTACAGCGAGCCGGTGTGTTCGTTCAACAATGCGACCGCGACCGCGAGCTGTACGAACACACAGATCCAGGGCGTTGGCCATACGAACGCCACGGTGACGCTCACCGTCTACTCGAGTTTCACGGGCGTCTGCCACAACCCGGGCAACCACAACGTTGTCACCCCGTTCACGCGCACTGACACCACCAGCACACACAGCGATCTCGTCTCCAGCAGGAACGGCGGGCTCGTCGTCCCACCCCAGTCGACGACCGGTGAAAGCACGTCAGATTTCCTGAAGAACTTCTCGTGCCCGAACCCGAACTGGACCCCTGAGGTTACTCAGGCCCAGTACAGCTACCGGTACACGCTGGTCTTCGACGGATTCACCCAGCCGGCGATCCTGATCACGGGCCCGTAACCCGCAATATCGAGCTAGAAGGGAAATAAGGAGAAGCGGCCTCGGACGGCCTCCGGGACCGCCTCCTCCTCATGCACACCCTGGACCTGGGACCGGTATCGGCGTGCTGTCGTCCGGGTCCAGTTGCAGGGCAGA
Encoded proteins:
- a CDS encoding GntR family transcriptional regulator — its product is MILTVDLDSELPIYQQLRDQIVEAIAEGVLIEGSSLPATRALAADFGINFHTVNKAYDLLRQQGLIRLNRKTGAVVTPTVATPPFLAEWTARARTLLAEAVARGLPAEEILEACRSVLDSFGSAQPEEMP
- a CDS encoding DUF1648 domain-containing protein, with amino-acid sequence MTIAIVLSSVLSALVLAVALVLPSINSPTAPFGVRVPEQHADDPTVLRQTRIYRWRVVASWIAAAVVAVVIYGLTGETLPLPLSVLVLVGLWYGCFFLANREIRAAKAAGGWYEGLHQGIAVDTGLRTDPPRFPWLWLAPALIVTVATAVIGVLSYPSMPEVLAVHYANGVPNRLAAKSVGTAFSLVFVQIGVTALLAGMAAAVIFRSRPDVDPAHPAGSARWHRHYMALAAKALLGLAAMIDLAMLGSSLLMWTGTATSWAHLVVALPILAAVVVAAVVLARNNREPDQGEEDTGLSHRDDDRYWRGGLFYFNREDRALLVPRRFGLGWTFNFGNPTAAMLLVGLVALIGIVITVRFEG
- a CDS encoding uridine kinase; this translates as MPSYAPLTPDALVSMVADRCLARAGRTRVAVDGAEAAAPADLAGRIAARLRSTGRPAEVVELKDFLLPASQRLEFGREDPDSYRERWFDFAALAREVLDPLAAPGAAQWLPRLRDPETDRSVRAQRQPAPGGLVLLVAGPMLLGRWLDFDLSVALRVDERVLRERTPAGLAFTVDGVLEHDRENREEPDILVRYNHPERPAVAVTV
- a CDS encoding cold-shock protein; this translates as MATGTVKWFNSEKGYGFIAPDDGSDDLFAHFSEIDARGFRSLEEGQKVEYEVGQGQKGPQAQKIRPL
- a CDS encoding dihydrofolate reductase family protein; amino-acid sequence: MHYLEAASSSAEPFVPLMGEGNKFVKLTISLQVTLDGVAQANGGNNEEMDPGFTRGGWALPLNDGEAVQYILDTWRRPDAFLLGRRTYGLFETYWGARSDDGSFGEAISSKPKYLVSTTVADPTWEGTTIISGDVAARVRELKAQPGGELLVVGSTALARWLLENELVDELNLVQFPVIVGEGERLFPEKGLDFALGLIDSRVFGTGIVALTYRVGGRPQYA